The Drosophila biarmipes strain raj3 chromosome X, RU_DBia_V1.1, whole genome shotgun sequence genome includes the window tgatcaagaatatatatactttatggggtgaaaacgcttccttttacctgttacatacttctgacgaatctagtatacgcTTTTACTCtgcgagtaacgggtatagtAATGGTATCATTCAAGGTGGAcagatttgtttaatttgataaaaaggGATAATATTTATGCACTGTGTTGTTTGACCAGTTCCGGTTCGTTGGGACACTTGAAGGTCACTTCGATGCCGTTTTGCTTCCAGGTGCGGGACCAAATCTCCACCGTGCACACCTTGGTGGCGCCTTCGTTGTCAATCAGCTCGACGTTGTAGACGTGTTTGGATCCAGCCACCACCTGAGAAGTGGCCGAGATGATCTTGGAGATGCTGGGGGTGTATAGATGGCCCAAAATGAAGGGATTTTAGGGGTGTTGATGGGTACTGTCTCACCGGTAGTGGGGACCTTCGCCGGCGGCCAGCTTAGTCAGGGAAGCCTGTAGAGTCCGCTGGGCCTTGGCCAGGTCCTCGCCCTCCAGGGTTCTGGGAGCTCCCACCGCTCCGAAGCCATGGGCCTTCGAGACTAGCAAACAGGCTGTGCACAGGATCAGGATCTTGGTGAAGAACATTTCGACTGGCCTGGCTGTTGTTCGGACTGCAACGAAGTAAACAAACTGGTGGATCGGTCGGCTCCAGCCTTCTTTTTTATAGGAGAACCAGAGATTAGTCGCGCCTCTCAGCGGACGGGGACTATCGCAGCGGTGGGGTCATCATTGTCTCCTTTTGAGAGATAAGACTCTGGGTTTCACTGACCGACTGATTCCAACTCCAAGGCCACAAAGTGCGTTTTACTCGTATATGGGCGGACTTCTTCAAGCCGAAGTTAACATGCCCAATAAAGGTggtaaaacttaaaaacacGTATGTGGAATAGGTTTTACTTGTCGTTGgaatttgttatattattacgAACTTATTGATAAGGTGCTTCATTATGTGCAGCTTTGAAGATAAcagttttataatatattccGGTCGTTCCGATCTACTTATGAATATACAGAGCTTTCAATGAGAAACTATTGTGGTAGGTCCAACTATGCCGTACCATATAAGGATCTAGTTTTCCcttgtattaaatttaaaaaaaacttcttTCATTTCCAGCTGTATGTCCTACTGGCACCCTCGGTGATGCTGGCCATCCGGTCCTCCCAATCGCTGGCCCTCCTGCGGGCCCGGGATCAGTGCGGCAGGGAGCTGACCGCCGGCCAGCGCCTCCTCCTGGACAGGATGCAGTTCGGGGATGCTCCCCATGTGCGCCACTACCTCCACTGCTTCTGGTCGCGCCTGCAGCTCTGGCAGGATGCCTCCGGGTTCCAGGCCCAGCGCATCGTCCAGAGTTTCGGTGGCGAGAGACGCCTCAATGTGGAGCAGGCGCTGCCCGTCATCAACGGGTGCAATGCGAGGACGCGCTTTCGAGGTTCGGGATTTGGGGTGGCATCGGGATCAGGATCCCAGGCAGTGGTTGACTGGTGTTTCCGGGCCTTCGTCTGCGTGCTGGCCACTCCAGTCGGGGAGTGGTATAAGCGCCACATGTCCGACGTCATCAATGGAAATGCATAGAACACATTAAAtacgaaatataatttttagtgTAGGGGTTAATAAACTTGCAATTAACattaatgtataatataataatagccCGCTAAGCTAATAGATGTATGCTAATAAAGAATTGGGACTAAATTcggtaaatacaaatatagaaatacaaaagacattaaaaatatttaatttgctgGCGAGCAAATTGTCAATTTTCTATGTTTCCTAATTTCAGaaaccaggcgaacataaacgtTTAGCAGGTGTGAAAccgatcagctgatcagttTCATCTAAGCTAGTAAGAGATGCCACCGTGATTTCTTCCCCTTGTCACGACCTACGCAAATGCATAcgatttaattattattccGAGCTTATTGTGACAAGATCGTGACATGCTCGTGACGAACTCGTGAAACCGCCATGGCTGAGCATCTCTAGCTTGCGATGTGTTCTTAACTAACGGATCTTTCCAATGGAAATCCCTTTCTATTGGTCGTGTGGGAGAGGGGAAATAGTAAAGGGCCGCCATATTGAAAAGTAACTGTTCTTTAAGTCAGCTTCTGGCTACCAGCTGCCACctgctatgttttctgttcgcctggtgtctgggAGAAATAAATCCAGCATTTCTACTGAAAATATGTGGCGAGGCCGTTCAATTTGTTCaagtaaatttcaaatttcttaatttaagacaccaggcgaacataaacgtGTAGCAGGTGTCAaaacgatcagctgatcagttTATTGTAAGCTAATTGGAGATGCTCTCGTGACTGCTTCCCTTTGTCACGGCCCAAGCAAATGCATGGGGTTTCATTTTAATGCCGTGCTTGCCGTGACTAGACTGCGACAAGCTCGTGACGAAATCATGAAACCGACAGCTTGCGCATCTCTTGGTTGGGTCTTGTTCTCAACCAACGGTTCATTCCCATGGAGATCGCTTGCTATTGGTCCTTAGGGAGAGGGGAAATATGGAAGGGGCCGCCATCTTGAAAAAAACAGCTGTTTGAGTTAGCTTATTGCTACCAGCTGCCACctgctatgttttctgttcgcctggtgtctgggAGAAATAAATCCAGCATTTCTACTGAAAATATGTGGCGAGGCCGTTCAATTTGTTCaagtaaatttcaaatttcttaatttaagacaccaggcgaacataaacgtGTAGCAGGTGTCAaaacgatcagctgatcagttTATTGTAAGCTAATTGGAGATGCTCTCGTGACTGCTTCCCTTTGTCACGGCCCAAGCAAATGCATGGGGTTTCATTTTAATGCCGTGCTTGCCGTGACTAGACTGCGACAAGCTCGTGACGAAATCATGAAACCGACAGCTTGCGCATCTCTTGGTTGGGTCTTGTTCTCAACCAACGGTTCATTCCCATGGAGATCGCTTGCTATTGGTCCTTAGGGAGAGGGGAAATATGGAAGGGGCCGCCATCTTGAAAAAAACAGCTGTTTGAGTTAGCTTATTGCTACCAGCTGCCACctgctatgttttctgttcgcctggtgtctgggAGAAATAAATCCAGCATTTCTACTGAAAATATGTGGCGAGGCCGTTCAATTTGTTCaagtaaatttcaaatttcttaatttaagacaccaggcgaacataaacgtGTAGCAGGTGTCAaaacgatcagctgatcagttTATTGTAAGCTAATTGGAGATGCTCTCGTGACTGCTTCCCTTTGTCACGGCCCAAGCAAATGCATGGGGTTTCATTTTAATGCCGTGCTTGCCGTGACTAGACTGCGACAAGCTCGTGACGAAATCATGAAACCGACAGCTTGCGCATCTCTTGGTTGGGTCTTGTTCTCAACCAACGGTTCATTCCCATGGAGATCGCTTGCTATTGGTCCTTAGGGAGAGGGGAAATATGGAAGGGGCCGCCATCTTGAAAAAAACAGCTGTTTGAGTTAGCTTATTGCTACCAGCTGCCACctgctatgttttctgttcgcctggtgtctgggAGAAATAAATCCAGCATTTCTACTGAAAATATGTGGCGAGGCCGTTCAATTTGTTCaagtaaatttcaaatttcttaatttaagacaccaggcgaacataaacgtGAAGCAGGTGTCAaaacgatcagctgatcagttTATTGTAAGCTAATTGGAGATGCTCTCGTGACTGCTTCCCTTTGTCACGGCCCAAGCAAATGCATGGGGTTTCATTTTAATGCCGTGCTTGCCGTGACTAGACTGCGACAAGCTCGTGACGAAATCATGAAACCGACAGCTTGCGCATCTCTTGGTTGGGTCTTGTTCTCAACCAACGGTTCATTCCCATGGAGATCGCTTGCTATTGGTCCTTAGGGAGAGGGGAAATATGGAAGGGGCCGCCATCTTGAAAAAAACAGCTGTTTGAGTTAGCTTATTGCTACCAGCTGCCACctgctatgttttctgttcgcctggtgtctgggAGAAATAAATCCAGCATTTCTACTGAAAATATGTGGCGAGGCCGTTCAATTTGTTCaagtaaatttcaaatttcttaatttaagacaccaggcgaacataaacgtGTAGCAGGTGTCAaaacgatcagctgatcagttTATTGTAAGCTAATTGGAGATGCTCTCGTGACTGCTTCCCTTTGTCACGGCCCAAGCAAATGCATGGGGTTTCATTTTAATGCCGTGCTTGCCGTGACTAGACTGCGACAAGCTCGTGACGAAATCATGAAACCGACAGCTTGCGCATCTCTTGGTTGGGTCTTGTTCTCAACCAACGGTTCATTCCCATGGAGATCGCTTGCTATTGGTCCTTAGGGAGAGGGGAAATATGGAAGGGGCCGCCATCTTGAAAAAAACAGCTGTTTGAGTTAGCTTATTGCTACCAGCTGCCACctgctatgttttctgttcgcctggtgtctgggAGAAATAAATCCAGCATTTCTACTGAAAATATGTGGCGAGGCCGTTCAATTTGTTCaagtaaatttcaaatttcttaatttaagacaccaggcgaacataaacgtGTAGCAGGTGTCAaaacgatcagctgatcagttTATTGTAAGCTAATTGGAGATGCTCTCGTGACTGCTTCCCTTTGTCACGGCCCAAGCAAATGCATGGGGTTTCATTTTAATGCCGTGCTTGCCGTGACTAGACTGCGACAAGCTCGTGACGAAATCATGAAACCGACAGCTTGCGCATCTCTTGGTTGGGTCTTGTTCTCAACCAACGGTTCATTCCCATGGAGATCGCTTGCTATTGGTCCTTAGGGAGAGGGGAAATATGGAAGGGGCCGCCATCTTGAAAAAAACAGCTGTTTGAGTTAGCTTATTGCTACCAGCTGCCACctgctatgttttctgttcgcctggtgtctgggAGAAATAAATCCAGCATTTCTACTGAAAATATGTGGCGAGGCCGTTCAATTTGTTCaagtaaatttcaaatttcttaatttaagacaccaggcgaacataaacgtGTAGCAGGTGTCAaaacgatcagctgatcagttTATTGTAAGCTAATTGGAGATGCTCTCGTGACTGCTTCCCTTTGTCACGGCCCAAGCAAATGCATGGGGTTTCATTTTAATGCCGTGCTTGCCGTGACTAGACTGCGACAAGCTCGTGACGAAATCATGAAACCGACAGCTTGCGCATCTCTTGGTTGGGTCTTGTTCTCAACCAACGGTTCATTCCCATGGAGATCGCTTGCTATTGGTCCTTAGGGAGAGGGGAAATATGGAAGGGGCCGCCATCTTGAAAAAAACAGCTGTTTGAGTTAGCTTATTGCTACCAGCTGCCACctgctatgttttctgttcgcctggtgtctgggAGAAATAAATCCAGCATTTCTACTGAAAATATGTGGCGAGGCCGTTCAATTTATTCAagtaaatttcagatttcttaattttagacaccaggcgaacataaacgtGTAGCAGGTGTCGGAACGATCagctgatttgttttttgtaagCTAATTGGAGATGCCCTCGTGACTGCGTCCCTTTGTCACGACCTAAGCAAATACTTGGCAATTAGTTGTTGTTTCGTGCATAtcataacaaactcgtgacaCGACCATGGTTGCGCAGCTCTAGTTTTCACTTGGCTTGCAAATAACTGTTGTTGAGAAGGAGAGGGGAAATACGGAAAAGGCGGCCATTTTGAAAGATAATTCCAGTAAGATAATCTATGCCCAGCAGCCACCTGCTGCGgattatgttcgcctggtgtcaaAGACAAAGAAATTGGCCGCAAAACTCTCACGCGCATATCAGTTTCGTAGGAAATGACCGCCATTTTGAACTACTGCAGCACACAGATGTAGGCAATAAAAAAGGTGTGACATTCCGCGATTATATTTTTCGTTACAGCGATCAAAAAACTTATTCTTGGGGCGGAAATAGGATTCAGATTTTAAGCAAAAATACGGGGAAAATGTCATATTCTGACCAATTTTTAATGGGCTGTGCATATGCATAATGTgattaaacaaaatgaaatcgcgaattcttcaggaaacgctttcaaaatgtttaaagatTTCACATAAATGTAAATGTGTGAATATCCGATTTCAACGGGCCACATTGCTTTTCATTCGATTTTCTGATACGACATCGTATCCTTAGTGCAGGTCTCCCATGGGTATATAAACGGTTCTGTTATGATGTTAGGCAAATGGTTCGGAACTTGATTTGAACAGAAAACAACTCGCCAACCAGTTCCAGTGTGGCCGAAAGTTGACTCTGACCGAAATTGACATCTAGTAAGTCATGTCATAGCTGCAAAATTCGAAAATATGTTACAATAGAGTTTAATCGAGCGCAGGGCCTGGATGAAAGATTCGGAAAAGCAGTAAAAATGAAAACCGGTAAACTGCGCGACGTTGGTGAGCGGAAGCCAGAGATCATCTTGGACCAGGTTGATAGCCAGCCGCTAGCATCCGGATCCGGATCCCAGATCCTGCTGGATCCAGACCATCGGGAGCCCCAGGACCCCATGGACCCCAAGGACCCCGCAGAGCCCCAGCAGGTCCGGGCGCAGGGTGGCCAGAGCTCGCAGTCGGCGAACAGCAGCGATGCGGGTCAGAGCCAGAACCAGGACGCGGGTGCCGGCTCCGGGTCTGGCGAGGACCAGgtccagagccagagccacaGCCCCAGCCATAACCCgagccaacagcagcagcagagccaCAACGAGAACGACGACCAGCAGCAGGATGCGCCCAAGAAGCGCTGCGACAAGTGCGGCAAGAAGCTGGGCCTGACCGGGGGATTCCCCTGCCGCTGCGGCGGCACCTACTGCGCCGTCCACCGCTACAGCGACCGCCACGAGTGCAGCTTCGACTATCGCGAGATGGGCGCCACCGAGATCCGCCGCGACAACCCCGTCGTGGTGGCCAGCAAGCTGCGGAAGCTCTAGGTCCGCTTCGGCCCACCACCCAACCTCACTACCCCACTCATCCCGAGACCCTGCCAGGGATCCTCCACGGACGTGACATGACCAAGCCATCGGATCCATCGGAAAACTAtctaaactaaactaaaagaCAACATCTATCGAGAGtttaaaaacatgaaaaataaTTGGTGGGCTGCTATAATAAATACCAATCACAGGACATTTTACGATTAGCTTAAACTTTAAGCGGTTGGGGACGCCAGCTTAGGTATAaggaatatattattttatggtATTTGACGAATAATTATGGGTTAAGTCtctataaaacaaacaaaaatcaatcaatcaagCTTAAAAATTGTGATAGAGTGATAATAAATACCACATCACCAGTCATTTCATGCTTAATTTTAAAGGTGTGTgaaatgaataataaaaatattgttgaaAGTAATAATAGTCATTCTCAAACGCCAATTTTCAGATGTTTATGCCGTGAAAACCATCCATGTATCAGCTCATAAAAGTaattctatatttttataaaaatagtttttatttatattatgtacgtacatatatgtatatgcaaataaaaacaataattttatataatgtaTAGTACACGCCAAATAAGCGATATTTATGTCAGATTCCGTatacaaatttcaattttcataaataaaaaggcaGCCATTCGATATAACAAAGTACTGAAACGAACAAATCGAATGTACTCCtcttttggaattttaataGTTTAGATTAATACTTTTAgagcagaaaaaaaacaaatttaactatttttggtgcaacgaaaaatatttaaaaagttcaTACATACTCATATACAAAAAACGTGATGTATCTTTGTGGTAAATTCACTGAGTATGTTTTAATAAactcttttttatattacatGATTATTTTGCAGTTGAAGatagaaaaatatgaaaaagcCAATAAAGCAGACGTATGATACAATAGATCACACGCATCACtgcataataaaaaattagaagCAGTAGTCATTGGgcatttcataaatattaagatggttgaaataacaaaaaatattaatttagaCATCCATTTTATagctttaaaaaagtaaacaattttaatcattaaaaaaatgtagctGAGAATGTTTCATTTCGTCTAAAATCGTTTGcgtatagaaaatatttataaaaccctAAAAGAGAAATACCAAAATGGTTTCGAAGGAGCTCCAGCTGCCAATACCTGTACGTGATGGATTATAGATCATACTTTTGTATTATATCGTCACTTGAGAATGGTTAAGCACCATCGTTCGATGGGTTGTAGATCGTAATGCTTATGGATCATTTGAGAAGGGTTAAGCAGAAGCGCGGTGGGTCCAGGGCGCCGAGATCTACTTGAAGAGCAGCGGCAGCCGGCAATGGGGCTCCGTCTCGCTGGGGTTGTCCGAGTAGAGGGAGACGGTGCGGGCAGTCAGGTCGAAGATGCCCACGGCTATGGTCTTCACCACCTCGTCGCACCTCTTGTTCTCCCGCCAGACGCAGAACTCGCCGCCGGAGACGTCGCCCAGCATGTGGCGCACGTCCTGCTCGCTCATCGGCGGCTTGTAGCTGCCGAAGGTCTGCATCCGCGAGATGCTCGAGTCGATCATCAGGTCGTTGGCCTGGTCCTGCCGGATGCGGTCGAACCTGCAGAGGGACATCCATTACATGTGTATTTCCAGTTCTCCTTGCTGTCCCTGGGGCTACTCACTGGTTCACATGGTAGTTGTGCTCGCCCAGCGGCACCTCCTTCACGTTCAAATGGGACTCGTTCTTGCGCTCCGGCGAGGGAGCCATCTCCACGTTGTAGCACATCTGGCGGGGATCTCTGTCGGGGGTACACAAGATTCTGGGTTAGAGAGGAACTCTCCATCGGCTGATCACTCTACGTACGCCAGGAAGGTGAAGTTGACCGAGCAGGCGTCCGCCGCTCCCACTCCCGCATCCTTGAGCACCCGAAAGGCGTCGTCCACGTTGCTGGTGGCCAAAAGGGCTCTGGTGATGAAGTGGCGAGCTGAGGGGAGGgatttttataacataaaaTGTATTAGAAACGTTCTTATtggttaaatttatttaaaaagatttaagTAAGGGTAACAAATATTACACGCAAACCATGATGCGGGATCTGCACATTGGGGATATAAGCAAGGGACTTATAAAGGAGAGGAATTCTAACTCCCACTCTTCCGGCTTCCCGGCACACTTACGGGTCTTGCCGCTGCGCAGGAGCTCCGCGCTGATGGTGTTGATGCTGAAGACCAGGCCGTGGTGGTTCTGGCTCATCGTGTAGCCGGGCAGGTGGCCGGCGTAGCAGAGGGACATGAAGTGCTCCTCCTTCACGTTGTACTTGCCCTGCGGCTTGTCGCTGAGGATGTGGGCCACCACGAAGTAGTAGTGGTTCAGGGTCTCCGTCAGGGCGTCCTCGGTGTGGCCCAGCAGGCGCTGTCGGAGAATTCCGAAATATTCATTACGTCTGGCTCAAAATGTATGGAAACTACTAGCAGCCCAGACACTCACGCAGTTCTTCTGGTTCACAATGATCGTGGAGCAGCCGGTGGGCTGGTTCTTGCTGCGCGGCTGGTGCTTCAGTGCCTGGGGCAGAATCTCATCCAGGTGCAGTAGAAACAGCTGGGAAACAGAGGATGGCTAATTTGAGGTATGCTTATCAATTCtcccaaattttattttcaggcTGTATAGATTGAAGGTCTGCTTTGAGTTAGTCGAATAGATATCGTATCATAGCTACCATACGTCATCACAGTTATCACACAGTCGCCACAGCAGGTGCACTTTCGGCTACATCTTTTCATAACCAGTTTTCCCTTGTCAGAAGCTCTTTGAAGTACCATTAGCAACACATGCGTGATATTAcccataaatattcatttttccGAAGTCTAATGTTAAGTTCAAAGTCGTAAGCAAAACCTAGTCACAgaacattttgaaatattgaactGTCCTATTGGA containing:
- the LOC108023266 gene encoding uncharacterized protein LOC108023266; amino-acid sequence: MARRSRIWMLGLYVLLAPSVMLAIRSSQSLALLRARDQCGRELTAGQRLLLDRMQFGDAPHVRHYLHCFWSRLQLWQDASGFQAQRIVQSFGGERRLNVEQALPVINGCNARTRFRGSGFGVASGSGSQAVVDWCFRAFVCVLATPVGEWYKRHMSDVINGNA
- the LOC108023267 gene encoding sarcocystatin-A — translated: MFFTKILILCTACLLVSKAHGFGAVGAPRTLEGEDLAKAQRTLQASLTKLAAGEGPHYRISKIISATSQVVAGSKHVYNVELIDNEGATKVCTVEIWSRTWKQNGIEVTFKCPNEPELVKQHSA
- the LOC108023315 gene encoding uncharacterized protein LOC108023315, translated to MKTGKLRDVGERKPEIILDQVDSQPLASGSGSQILLDPDHREPQDPMDPKDPAEPQQVRAQGGQSSQSANSSDAGQSQNQDAGAGSGSGEDQVQSQSHSPSHNPSQQQQQSHNENDDQQQDAPKKRCDKCGKKLGLTGGFPCRCGGTYCAVHRYSDRHECSFDYREMGATEIRRDNPVVVASKLRKL
- the LOC108023687 gene encoding uncharacterized protein LOC108023687, giving the protein MSSGKILPRRQAVPVLYTRGTHYEVGFDMGRTFGSMIKNFLILSKPLNETYLPLYQSPKGRQIYNETLGSVKDSFPQYIRELEGVADGAEVEFHKLFLLHLDEILPQALKHQPRSKNQPTGCSTIIVNQKNCRLLGHTEDALTETLNHYYFVVAHILSDKPQGKYNVKEEHFMSLCYAGHLPGYTMSQNHHGLVFSINTISAELLRSGKTPRHFITRALLATSNVDDAFRVLKDAGVGAADACSVNFTFLADPRQMCYNVEMAPSPERKNESHLNVKEVPLGEHNYHVNQFDRIRQDQANDLMIDSSISRMQTFGSYKPPMSEQDVRHMLGDVSGGEFCVWRENKRCDEVVKTIAVGIFDLTARTVSLYSDNPSETEPHCRLPLLFK